One window from the genome of uncultured Tateyamaria sp. encodes:
- a CDS encoding helix-turn-helix transcriptional regulator, translated as MPSPYPDTFGAAFGRMVKRKRAAAKLTQGQLACALYPNLAEEEAEKRKGDISKLENGRTHNPTTQTIQRIADAVGISGGEIDALHRRVQMSASEQLDHIPVLDRDALELLASRFDIPQPHAMTDAALQQELTKRAEDYRRYKAEVDGIDERYRSLSNLKAAAQDAINRIDLPEVDRLLELVHETELEEAARTAELRADNALLRGDPVRAAAILSSAADSFGAIDVAEPGKRKWQMAIKLQEHGIRYGGQGLILCNEMCMSALAVLNEKDNPRDVWATHTVRANALENQGTRTQGPEGTALLAEAVDSHRAALRVRTEADHPVDWAMTMQNLANALRTQGTRTQGPEGAALLAEAVDSYRAALRVFTEVDHSVYWGGTMQNLGNALANQGTRTQWPEGATLLGEAVGSFRAALRVRTEAEHPVQWAMTMQNLGNALKEQGTRTQGPEGAALLGEAVDSYRAALRVFTEAEHPVYWAMTMQNLAIALQKQGTRTSGPEGAALLGEAVDSYRAALRVRTEAEHPVDWAITQENMALAEMARAEHDTTADPRPHLEAALFHVENALRIYDPEHMSYDHGTATALRNRIQAALDALPSSSS; from the coding sequence GTGCCAAGCCCTTACCCAGACACATTTGGCGCTGCATTCGGGCGTATGGTCAAACGCAAGCGGGCGGCGGCGAAGCTGACGCAGGGACAATTGGCCTGCGCGCTGTACCCGAACTTGGCCGAGGAAGAGGCGGAGAAGCGCAAAGGCGATATCTCTAAACTCGAAAACGGTCGCACGCACAACCCAACCACCCAGACCATCCAGCGTATCGCTGACGCTGTCGGGATAAGTGGCGGCGAGATCGACGCACTGCACCGCCGCGTGCAAATGAGCGCAAGTGAACAGCTGGACCACATCCCGGTGCTGGACCGCGACGCGCTCGAACTGCTCGCCAGCCGCTTTGACATCCCGCAGCCCCACGCGATGACCGATGCGGCACTGCAACAGGAACTGACCAAACGCGCCGAAGACTACCGCCGCTACAAGGCAGAGGTGGACGGGATCGATGAACGCTATCGCAGCCTGTCGAACCTCAAAGCCGCAGCGCAGGACGCAATCAACCGCATTGATTTGCCCGAAGTGGACCGATTGCTGGAATTGGTTCACGAAACTGAACTGGAGGAAGCGGCAAGAACGGCAGAACTGCGCGCGGACAATGCATTGCTACGCGGGGACCCTGTCCGCGCCGCTGCAATCCTGTCCAGCGCCGCCGACAGCTTTGGGGCGATTGATGTTGCGGAACCGGGCAAACGCAAATGGCAGATGGCGATTAAACTACAGGAACATGGGATCAGATACGGTGGTCAGGGTCTGATCCTGTGTAACGAGATGTGCATGTCTGCTTTGGCGGTGTTGAACGAAAAGGATAACCCAAGAGACGTCTGGGCTACCCATACTGTAAGGGCGAATGCACTGGAGAACCAAGGCACCCGCACACAAGGGCCGGAGGGCACTGCTCTTTTAGCCGAGGCTGTGGACAGCCACCGCGCCGCCTTGCGCGTGCGCACCGAGGCGGATCATCCGGTGGACTGGGCGATGACCATGCAGAACCTCGCCAATGCGCTGCGAACCCAAGGCACCCGCACCCAAGGGCCGGAGGGGGCCGCGCTGCTGGCCGAGGCGGTGGACAGCTACCGCGCCGCCTTGCGCGTGTTCACCGAGGTGGATCATTCGGTATATTGGGGCGGAACCATGCAGAACCTCGGCAATGCGCTTGCAAACCAAGGCACCCGCACCCAATGGCCGGAGGGGGCCACTCTACTGGGCGAAGCGGTGGGGAGCTTCCGCGCCGCCTTGCGCGTGCGCACCGAGGCGGAGCATCCGGTGCAATGGGCCATGACCATGCAGAACCTTGGTAATGCGCTGAAAGAGCAAGGCACCCGCACCCAAGGGCCAGAGGGGGCGGCTCTACTTGGCGAGGCGGTGGACAGCTACCGCGCCGCATTGCGCGTGTTCACCGAGGCGGAGCATCCGGTGTACTGGGCCATGACCATGCAGAACCTCGCCATTGCGCTGCAAAAGCAAGGCACCCGCACCTCAGGGCCTGAGGGGGCCGCCCTGCTGGGTGAGGCGGTGGACAGCTACCGCGCCGCCTTGCGCGTGCGTACCGAGGCGGAGCATCCGGTGGACTGGGCCATAACGCAGGAAAACATGGCACTCGCAGAAATGGCGCGCGCGGAACATGACACCACCGCAGATCCGCGCCCGCATCTGGAGGCGGCGTTGTTTCATGTCGAAAACGCTTTGCGCATCTACGATCCCGAACACATGTCCTACGACCACGGCACCGCAACAGCACTCCGCAACCGCATCCAAGCCGCCCTCGACGCCCTGCCCTCATCATCTTCATGA
- a CDS encoding methylenetetrahydrofolate reductase: MALLNFKRDVGPVAGSLSPDVEAFLQGYSIEVMPRTAQKVDDFRALLPAGTRVYIAHIEGTPIEDMVATAKRLAAEGFPVMPHFPARIIKDQATLEDWIARYQGEAGVDQALLLAGGVDKPHGDFHSSMQMMESGAFDRAGFKRLHVAGHPEGNQDIDPSGGMKNVDEALQWKQKFSERTDAQMALATQFAFEAGPIITWADSLKAAGIDLPIHIGIAGPAKLQTMIKFAIACGVGPSLRVLQRRAKDVTKLLLPFEPTEVISELAAHKAANPDFNIAQVHFFPLGGIKTNATWAIENGGNAAIPAG, encoded by the coding sequence ATGGCATTGCTGAACTTCAAACGTGACGTTGGCCCGGTGGCCGGCTCCCTGTCGCCCGACGTCGAGGCGTTCCTGCAAGGCTATTCCATCGAGGTGATGCCCCGCACCGCCCAGAAGGTTGACGATTTTCGCGCCCTTCTGCCCGCGGGCACCCGCGTCTACATCGCCCATATCGAAGGCACCCCGATCGAGGACATGGTGGCCACGGCCAAGCGTCTGGCGGCAGAGGGCTTTCCGGTCATGCCGCACTTTCCCGCGCGCATTATCAAGGATCAGGCGACGCTTGAGGATTGGATTGCCCGATATCAGGGCGAAGCGGGCGTGGATCAGGCCCTGCTTCTGGCCGGTGGTGTGGACAAGCCCCATGGCGATTTTCATAGCTCGATGCAGATGATGGAAAGCGGTGCGTTCGACCGCGCGGGCTTCAAGCGGCTGCACGTGGCGGGGCATCCGGAAGGCAACCAGGACATTGACCCGTCGGGTGGCATGAAGAACGTCGATGAAGCGCTTCAATGGAAACAAAAATTCTCGGAGCGCACTGATGCACAGATGGCCCTGGCCACCCAGTTCGCGTTCGAGGCTGGCCCGATCATCACGTGGGCCGACAGCTTGAAGGCGGCGGGCATCGACCTGCCCATCCATATCGGCATAGCGGGCCCGGCCAAGCTGCAAACCATGATCAAGTTCGCGATTGCCTGCGGTGTGGGTCCGTCCCTGCGCGTGCTGCAACGCCGCGCCAAGGACGTCACCAAACTGCTGCTGCCGTTCGAGCCGACGGAGGTGATTTCCGAGCTCGCCGCCCACAAGGCCGCAAACCCCGATTTCAACATCGCACAAGTGCATTTCTTCCCCCTTGGCGGGATCAAGACAAACGCGACCTGGGCGATTGAAAACGGCGGGAACGCTGCCATCCCCGCCGGCTAA
- a CDS encoding virulence factor, whose amino-acid sequence MPDVTIVYWRDIPAQVIVGKGRRGSKRQLEERFEQAIDRAAMKVNAKDADAYLAEWRKADPYPVDGDPAEVAEAEAVRLETEYDQARIKALIDNEGWA is encoded by the coding sequence ATGCCTGACGTCACCATCGTCTATTGGCGCGACATCCCGGCCCAGGTCATTGTCGGCAAGGGACGGCGTGGGTCCAAACGCCAGTTGGAAGAGCGGTTCGAGCAGGCCATTGATCGCGCCGCCATGAAGGTCAATGCCAAGGATGCCGACGCCTATCTGGCGGAGTGGCGCAAGGCGGACCCCTACCCGGTTGACGGTGATCCGGCCGAGGTGGCCGAGGCGGAAGCCGTGCGGCTTGAGACAGAATACGACCAGGCGCGTATCAAGGCACTGATCGACAACGAAGGGTGGGCCTGA
- a CDS encoding sulfotransferase family 2 domain-containing protein, translated as MVIRVEPHRLAYMAVPKAACTSVKAALAVLDPNQPKSHADDLDEFEVHGLYPTMRFRPHRWALYEDHFRFTVVRDPLKRLLAVYTNRVETLNILSNCRNIRRGMVHLPKQPDPDYFFQNLPAYILASSDIKHHSLPTWLFTGHDFTLYDRVFRTSEMGDLAETLTDRVGAPVEIPHFNSSDRRLHLADLAPETQRALEHFLVDQYDHLSDYFDNPFDKPRMHAVA; from the coding sequence ATGGTTATTCGGGTCGAACCTCATCGGCTGGCCTATATGGCTGTGCCAAAGGCAGCATGCACTTCCGTAAAGGCGGCATTGGCGGTTCTGGACCCCAATCAACCAAAATCACATGCAGATGATCTGGACGAGTTCGAAGTGCACGGGCTGTACCCGACGATGCGCTTTCGCCCGCACCGCTGGGCCCTGTACGAAGACCATTTCCGCTTTACCGTCGTGCGCGATCCGCTCAAGCGCCTGCTGGCTGTGTACACGAACCGGGTCGAGACGCTGAACATTCTCAGTAACTGTCGCAATATCCGGCGCGGCATGGTGCATCTTCCAAAACAGCCTGACCCCGACTACTTCTTTCAGAACCTGCCCGCGTACATTCTGGCGTCGTCCGATATCAAGCATCACAGTTTGCCCACCTGGCTGTTCACCGGACATGACTTCACCCTTTATGATCGCGTGTTCCGCACGAGCGAGATGGGTGATCTGGCCGAAACGCTGACAGACCGCGTGGGGGCGCCCGTCGAGATTCCGCATTTCAACTCGAGCGATCGGCGCCTGCACCTGGCCGACCTTGCGCCGGAAACACAGCGTGCGCTCGAACACTTTCTGGTCGACCAATACGATCATCTTTCAGACTATTTCGACAATCCGTTTGATAAGCCCCGGATGCATGCGGTGGCCTGA
- a CDS encoding Ppx/GppA phosphatase family protein: MAPQRPQGAGATQTSGPTHGAKPAPRAPGSPELYAALDLGTNSCRMLIAEPRGAGFHVVDSFSKSVQLGLGLEKSGKLSRGSMSRTVQAMRICQQKLKRHKVKRMRLVATEACRRALNAREFVKRVHRETGLQLDIIAPEEEARLAVVSCAPLVSPKTENLLVVDIGGGSTELVWIDLAKVPREDRPQAIMRLHSGFTQAASEIPEARVVDWISVPLGVATLREQFNDVEDDAARFALMSWFFEENLDGFSPYHATEPTERFQIIGTSGTVTTVAASHLGLKRYDRTKVDGLRMTSDQIDRVIRSYLAMGPGGRRADPRIGSDRHALIMSGAAILQALMRCWPTDRLSVADRGLREGLLYAQMSADGVLDDQLV; this comes from the coding sequence ATGGCGCCACAGCGTCCCCAAGGTGCGGGCGCGACACAGACAAGTGGCCCCACGCATGGGGCCAAGCCCGCGCCGCGTGCCCCAGGATCGCCCGAGCTGTATGCCGCGCTTGATCTGGGTACGAACAGTTGTCGCATGTTGATTGCCGAGCCGCGAGGCGCGGGATTTCACGTCGTGGACAGCTTCTCGAAATCCGTACAGCTGGGCCTTGGGCTTGAAAAATCGGGCAAGCTGTCGCGCGGTTCCATGAGCCGCACGGTACAAGCGATGCGCATCTGCCAGCAAAAGCTGAAGCGCCACAAGGTCAAGCGCATGCGCTTGGTGGCAACCGAAGCCTGCCGCCGCGCCCTCAATGCCCGCGAGTTTGTCAAACGCGTGCACCGCGAAACCGGGCTGCAACTGGACATCATCGCACCGGAGGAGGAAGCGCGCCTGGCCGTCGTATCCTGTGCGCCCCTCGTCAGCCCGAAAACTGAAAACCTGTTGGTGGTCGATATTGGCGGCGGGTCAACCGAGCTGGTGTGGATCGATCTGGCAAAGGTCCCGCGCGAGGATCGTCCCCAAGCCATCATGCGGTTGCATTCGGGGTTCACGCAGGCCGCTTCGGAGATTCCGGAGGCGCGTGTGGTGGACTGGATCAGCGTGCCCTTGGGGGTCGCGACCCTGCGCGAACAATTCAACGACGTCGAAGACGATGCCGCCCGCTTTGCGCTCATGAGCTGGTTTTTCGAGGAGAACCTGGACGGTTTTTCACCCTACCATGCGACGGAGCCGACCGAGCGCTTTCAGATCATCGGCACGTCCGGGACCGTGACGACGGTGGCGGCGTCTCATCTGGGGCTCAAACGCTATGATCGCACCAAGGTGGATGGCTTGCGCATGACATCGGACCAGATTGACAGGGTCATCCGCTCTTACCTGGCGATGGGGCCGGGCGGACGGCGTGCCGACCCGCGCATCGGGTCGGACAGGCACGCGCTGATCATGTCGGGGGCGGCGATCTTGCAGGCGTTGATGCGCTGCTGGCCCACGGATCGCCTGTCCGTGGCGGACCGTGGGCTGCGCGAAGGGTTGCTGTATGCTCAGATGAGCGCGGATGGCGTCCTGGATGATCAACTGGTCTGA
- a CDS encoding DUF6326 family protein translates to MATKFSPMPVPEQMSSAWLFFLLTTVFRDIHAFVRPGFVDQVLGGVVNGFVVTDQLLLIGGLVVTLPIALIWLSRVLPKQINRWANGLVALMNLGFVLNTPHTALDERYFAVLHVLALVFIIWTAVRWQTVPQTS, encoded by the coding sequence ATGGCAACCAAATTTTCCCCCATGCCCGTCCCCGAACAGATGTCGTCGGCTTGGCTTTTCTTTCTGCTGACAACGGTGTTTCGCGACATCCACGCCTTCGTGCGCCCCGGCTTTGTCGATCAGGTGCTTGGCGGTGTTGTGAACGGGTTTGTCGTCACCGACCAGTTGCTGCTGATCGGTGGTCTGGTTGTGACGTTGCCCATCGCCCTGATCTGGTTGTCCAGGGTGCTGCCCAAGCAGATCAACCGCTGGGCCAATGGGCTGGTCGCGCTTATGAACCTCGGTTTCGTGCTGAACACGCCGCATACCGCATTGGACGAGAGATATTTTGCCGTGCTTCACGTGTTGGCGCTTGTGTTCATCATTTGGACCGCGGTCCGCTGGCAAACCGTGCCTCAGACCAGTTGA
- a CDS encoding RlmE family RNA methyltransferase encodes MAKTPSGKNTSGRGQRDLKVKVKTARGRKLSSTRWLQRQLNDPYVKRAQAEGYRGRAAFKIMELDDKYRFLVPGARIVDLGAAPGGWCQVAVKRVNALGEKSGKAVGTILGIDLQEMEPIAGCDLHQLDFMEDDADLRVKDLLGGKADVVMSDMAASSSGHKQTDHLRIIALCEAAAYFAFDVLDDGGTFVAKVLAGGAEGSLQQLLKQRFAKVANIKPPASRADSSEKFVVATGFRGSVD; translated from the coding sequence GTGGCCAAGACCCCCAGTGGAAAAAACACGTCCGGACGCGGCCAGCGCGACCTGAAGGTCAAGGTCAAGACGGCGCGCGGGCGCAAGCTGTCCTCGACACGCTGGTTACAGCGGCAGTTGAATGATCCCTACGTCAAGCGGGCGCAGGCCGAAGGGTATCGCGGGCGCGCCGCCTTCAAGATCATGGAACTGGACGACAAGTACCGCTTTCTCGTGCCCGGTGCGCGTATCGTGGACCTTGGCGCCGCCCCCGGTGGCTGGTGTCAGGTTGCCGTGAAACGTGTGAACGCGCTGGGAGAGAAGTCAGGCAAGGCTGTCGGCACCATCCTGGGCATCGACCTGCAAGAGATGGAGCCGATTGCCGGGTGCGACCTGCATCAGCTCGATTTCATGGAAGATGACGCCGACCTGAGGGTCAAGGACCTGTTGGGGGGCAAGGCTGATGTGGTCATGTCCGACATGGCCGCCTCCTCCTCGGGCCACAAGCAAACGGACCACCTGCGCATCATCGCCCTGTGCGAGGCGGCCGCCTATTTCGCCTTTGATGTGCTGGACGACGGCGGCACATTCGTCGCCAAGGTGCTGGCAGGCGGGGCAGAGGGCAGCTTGCAACAGCTGTTGAAACAGCGCTTTGCCAAGGTCGCCAACATCAAGCCGCCTGCATCCCGTGCGGACAGTTCGGAAAAGTTTGTAGTTGCAACCGGGTTCCGCGGCAGCGTTGACTAG
- a CDS encoding GlxA family transcriptional regulator gives MSISRSVTETRQEVDKPKRFVFVLLDNFTLLCFSAALESLRIANRMAGRDLYAWKIVGEGGDAAYCSAGTGFKLDGDLDELSRDDVVMVCGGIDVQVATTKRLLGWLRREARKGVPVAGLCTAAYTLAKAGLLDGKKATIHWENQDSFAEEFQEVELTKSVFVVDEKRLTTAGGTSSIDLMLKLIADDHGEELANSVADQLIYSSIRTDQDTQRLSVPTRIGVRHPKLSQVIQIMEQNIEEPISPSILAKDVAMSTRQLERLFRRYLNRSPKRYYMELRLQKARNLLMQTDMSVINVALACGFASPSHFSKCYRAHYDTTPYRERGTHAARLSI, from the coding sequence ATGTCGATTTCTCGTTCGGTCACCGAGACCCGCCAAGAGGTCGACAAGCCAAAGCGCTTCGTGTTTGTCCTGCTCGACAATTTTACACTGCTTTGCTTTTCTGCGGCCCTTGAAAGCCTGCGCATCGCCAACCGCATGGCGGGGCGTGACCTTTATGCCTGGAAGATCGTCGGCGAAGGCGGCGACGCGGCCTATTGCTCGGCCGGGACGGGCTTCAAGCTGGATGGCGATCTGGATGAATTGAGCCGTGATGACGTGGTCATGGTGTGTGGCGGCATAGATGTGCAGGTCGCAACCACCAAACGCCTGCTGGGCTGGCTGCGCCGCGAGGCCCGCAAGGGTGTCCCTGTGGCTGGTCTGTGCACAGCCGCCTACACGCTGGCAAAGGCCGGGTTGCTTGATGGCAAGAAGGCGACCATTCACTGGGAAAACCAGGACAGCTTTGCAGAAGAGTTTCAGGAGGTCGAACTGACCAAATCGGTCTTTGTTGTGGACGAAAAGCGTCTGACGACGGCCGGTGGCACATCTTCCATCGATCTGATGCTGAAGCTGATCGCCGATGATCATGGCGAGGAACTGGCGAATTCCGTTGCGGATCAGCTGATCTATTCCTCGATCCGCACCGATCAGGACACCCAGCGCCTGTCGGTGCCCACGCGCATCGGTGTGCGTCACCCAAAACTGAGCCAGGTCATCCAGATCATGGAACAGAACATCGAAGAGCCGATCAGCCCGTCCATTCTGGCCAAGGACGTGGCCATGTCGACGCGTCAGTTGGAACGGCTTTTCCGCCGCTATCTGAACCGCAGTCCCAAGCGGTACTACATGGAATTGCGCCTGCAAAAAGCGCGCAACCTCTTGATGCAGACGGATATGAGTGTGATCAACGTGGCGCTGGCCTGCGGCTTTGCCTCGCCCTCGCATTTCTCGAAATGTTACCGCGCGCATTACGACACGACCCCGTACCGCGAACGCGGCACGCATGCGGCACGCCTGTCCATCTGA
- a CDS encoding class II 3-deoxy-7-phosphoheptulonate synthase: MSDWTKSDWRAKPRIQMPDYTDTAALNAVEAQLAKYPPLVFAGEARRLKAHLADASRGDAFLLQGGDCAEAFDQFSADSIRDTFKVMLQMAMVLTYGAKVPVIKLGRMAGQFAKPRSAPTEVIDGVELPSYRGDIINDLAFTSESRIPNPQKMLQAYTQAAATLNLLRAFSTGGFADMNMVHSWTLGFADGQGAEKYREIAARIQDTIDFMAAAGIDADTTHEFSSVEFYTSHESLLLEYEEALTRIDSTSGKWLAGSGHMIWIGDRTRQPDGAHVEYARGVQNPIGLKCGPTMTTDDLKALMSKLNPENEAGRLTLIARFGAGSVGEHLPRLIKTVQEEGANVVWVCDAMHGNTIKSSTGYKTRPFDSVLREVREFFGVHAAEGTVPGGVHFEMTGQDVTECTGGVRAVTEEDLSDRYHTACDPRLNASQSLELAFLVAEELSQLRATRSKARAAS, translated from the coding sequence ATGAGCGATTGGACGAAATCTGACTGGCGCGCCAAGCCCCGGATCCAGATGCCCGATTATACCGACACTGCGGCCCTGAACGCGGTTGAGGCGCAGCTTGCAAAATATCCTCCGCTTGTGTTTGCAGGCGAGGCGCGGCGGCTAAAGGCACATCTCGCCGATGCATCCCGCGGTGACGCGTTCCTGTTGCAGGGCGGCGATTGCGCCGAGGCGTTTGACCAGTTCAGCGCCGACAGCATCCGCGATACGTTCAAGGTCATGCTGCAGATGGCGATGGTGCTGACCTATGGCGCCAAGGTCCCGGTGATCAAGCTGGGGCGCATGGCCGGTCAGTTTGCCAAGCCGCGGTCGGCCCCGACCGAAGTGATCGATGGCGTCGAGTTGCCCAGCTACCGTGGTGACATCATCAACGATCTTGCGTTCACATCTGAATCCCGCATCCCGAACCCGCAGAAGATGCTGCAAGCCTACACGCAGGCGGCCGCCACGCTGAACCTGCTGCGCGCGTTCTCGACGGGTGGTTTTGCCGACATGAACATGGTGCATTCCTGGACCCTCGGCTTTGCCGACGGGCAGGGCGCCGAGAAGTATCGCGAGATCGCCGCGCGCATTCAGGACACCATCGACTTCATGGCCGCCGCCGGGATCGATGCGGACACGACACATGAATTTTCGTCCGTGGAATTCTATACCAGCCACGAGTCGCTGCTACTGGAGTATGAAGAGGCGCTGACGCGGATCGACTCGACCTCGGGCAAATGGCTGGCTGGTTCCGGTCACATGATCTGGATCGGGGACCGTACGCGCCAGCCCGACGGCGCGCACGTGGAATATGCCCGCGGCGTGCAGAATCCCATTGGCCTGAAATGCGGGCCCACCATGACCACGGATGACCTCAAGGCGCTCATGTCCAAGCTGAACCCCGAAAACGAGGCCGGCCGCCTGACACTGATCGCGCGCTTCGGCGCAGGGTCGGTTGGTGAGCATCTGCCGCGCCTGATCAAGACGGTGCAGGAGGAAGGCGCGAATGTGGTCTGGGTCTGTGACGCGATGCATGGCAACACGATCAAATCGTCGACGGGCTACAAGACCCGCCCGTTCGACAGTGTTCTGCGCGAAGTGCGCGAGTTCTTTGGCGTGCATGCAGCGGAAGGCACTGTGCCCGGTGGCGTACATTTCGAGATGACCGGCCAGGACGTGACCGAATGCACCGGTGGTGTCCGCGCCGTGACCGAAGAAGACCTGAGCGACCGCTACCACACAGCCTGTGATCCACGCCTGAACGCGTCGCAGTCGCTGGAACTGGCATTCCTGGTGGCAGAAGAGCTGTCGCAGCTGCGAGCCACCCGGTCCAAGGCGCGTGCGGCCAGCTGA
- a CDS encoding PAS domain-containing protein produces MTEFRAEVGFSAISQVEAYWEGLRGARLMPKRSEIDPRGIESALEYTFVLERIAPGMARIRIAGSHLGDLMGMEVRGMPLTSLITPPCRRQIADAIEDVCQRPAVCELRMSAETTVAKPQMDARLLLLPLKSDLGDVSRVLGCMVAHGEVGHTPRRFNVVGARIRPISAPSTAPAPVKPPVHAEQKRARVDGFAESQKAFKSTTPRSDVPYLRLVKSEDK; encoded by the coding sequence ATGACAGAGTTTCGCGCAGAAGTTGGATTTTCCGCGATTTCCCAGGTTGAGGCCTACTGGGAAGGGCTGCGCGGTGCGCGTTTGATGCCCAAACGGTCCGAGATTGATCCCCGCGGCATTGAATCGGCACTGGAATACACCTTTGTGCTGGAACGGATCGCGCCCGGCATGGCCCGCATTCGCATTGCGGGAAGCCATTTGGGTGATCTGATGGGCATGGAGGTGCGCGGAATGCCGCTTACATCCCTGATCACACCGCCTTGCCGCCGCCAGATTGCAGATGCCATCGAAGATGTGTGTCAACGCCCCGCCGTGTGCGAACTGCGGATGAGCGCCGAGACGACTGTGGCCAAGCCGCAGATGGATGCACGTCTGCTGCTGTTGCCGCTCAAAAGCGACCTGGGCGATGTCAGCCGCGTGCTTGGCTGCATGGTCGCCCACGGAGAGGTGGGCCACACGCCGCGCCGCTTCAACGTGGTGGGTGCGCGCATCCGCCCAATTTCGGCCCCCTCGACAGCGCCTGCGCCCGTCAAGCCGCCGGTTCACGCCGAACAGAAACGCGCGCGGGTGGACGGGTTCGCCGAGAGCCAAAAGGCGTTCAAAAGCACGACGCCACGGTCTGACGTGCCGTATCTGCGCCTGGTGAAATCCGAAGATAAGTAA
- a CDS encoding YicC/YloC family endoribonuclease: protein MTEKRTDAHLRSMTGFAAATGGSDPFRWTWDIRSVNGKGLDLRLRVPDWIDGLETALRPLVAARAKRGNVTLSLRLTRDDAVSGLSLNQDVMRGVVQNLLAIEAEAMEQGLSLAPSRATDIAALRGVMETGPSQDDPAPLRASLLADVTSLLDAFDDMRAREGRALHEVLLAQLTEVQALTQQAATLAEARKDEVAATLHRNLARVLEGAGGADPDRVAQELALLAVKADVTEEIDRLHTHVGAARALLADGGPVGRKLDFLMQEFNREANTLCSKAQNADLTAVGLALKALIDQMREQVQNVE, encoded by the coding sequence ATGACTGAAAAACGCACAGACGCCCATTTGCGTTCCATGACCGGCTTTGCCGCAGCCACAGGCGGGTCCGACCCGTTTCGCTGGACATGGGACATCCGCAGCGTGAACGGAAAGGGGTTGGACCTGCGACTGCGCGTGCCTGACTGGATCGACGGTCTGGAAACGGCGCTGCGCCCGTTGGTTGCCGCACGGGCCAAACGCGGCAATGTCACGTTGTCACTGCGGCTGACACGGGACGACGCGGTGTCTGGCCTGTCGCTGAACCAGGACGTGATGCGCGGCGTGGTGCAAAACCTGCTAGCGATCGAAGCCGAAGCGATGGAGCAGGGGCTGTCCCTGGCCCCGTCACGCGCCACCGACATTGCTGCGCTGCGCGGCGTTATGGAAACCGGCCCCAGCCAGGATGACCCGGCCCCTTTGCGTGCCAGCCTTCTGGCGGACGTGACATCCCTTCTGGATGCATTTGACGACATGCGCGCGCGGGAAGGCAGGGCGCTGCACGAAGTGCTTCTGGCGCAGTTGACCGAGGTTCAGGCATTAACGCAGCAGGCCGCCACGCTGGCCGAGGCACGCAAGGACGAGGTCGCGGCGACGCTGCACCGAAACCTGGCCCGGGTGCTGGAAGGCGCAGGCGGTGCGGACCCGGACCGGGTCGCGCAGGAACTGGCCCTGTTGGCCGTCAAAGCCGACGTGACCGAAGAGATCGACCGCCTGCACACCCATGTGGGTGCGGCCCGTGCCCTGCTGGCCGATGGCGGTCCGGTAGGGCGCAAGCTGGATTTCCTGATGCAGGAATTCAATCGCGAGGCCAACACCCTATGTTCAAAGGCGCAGAATGCCGACTTGACGGCGGTGGGATTGGCGCTGAAGGCGTTGATCGATCAGATGCGCGAACAAGTCCAAAACGTGGAGTAA
- the gmk gene encoding guanylate kinase gives MHDERSRRGLLIILSSPSGAGKSTLARRLRDWDPNLSFSVSATTRAARPGEVDGEHYRFVSEAEFKAEVANNAMLEHAHVFGNFYGSPKGPVEEAINRGCDVLFDIDWQGAQQIRNSSLGQHTLSIFILPPSIAELRRRLENRAQDDAGTIGRRMQKSWDEISHWGSYDYVIVNDDLEKTEEQLKTIITATRLRRLQQPQLMDHVRVLQTEFEDLP, from the coding sequence ATGCATGACGAACGGTCACGCCGCGGTCTTCTGATCATACTCAGCTCGCCCTCGGGCGCAGGTAAAAGCACCTTGGCCCGCAGGTTACGCGACTGGGACCCGAACCTGTCTTTCTCGGTTTCGGCCACAACGCGTGCCGCGCGCCCGGGTGAAGTGGACGGCGAACACTACCGCTTTGTGTCCGAAGCGGAGTTCAAGGCCGAGGTGGCAAATAACGCGATGCTGGAACATGCGCATGTGTTCGGCAATTTCTACGGCTCGCCAAAGGGCCCGGTCGAAGAGGCCATCAATCGCGGATGTGACGTGTTGTTCGACATCGATTGGCAGGGGGCGCAACAAATCCGCAACTCGTCCCTTGGACAGCACACATTGTCGATTTTTATCCTGCCTCCCTCGATTGCCGAATTGCGCCGCAGGTTGGAGAACCGCGCGCAGGACGACGCAGGAACAATCGGGCGCCGGATGCAAAAAAGCTGGGACGAGATCAGCCACTGGGGCAGCTATGACTATGTGATCGTCAACGATGATCTGGAAAAGACCGAAGAGCAGCTGAAGACCATCATCACCGCAACGCGCCTGCGCCGCCTGCAACAACCGCAGCTGATGGACCATGTGCGCGTTCTGCAGACCGAATTCGAGGACTTGCCATGA